One genomic region from Quercus robur chromosome 4, dhQueRobu3.1, whole genome shotgun sequence encodes:
- the LOC126723515 gene encoding probable LRR receptor-like serine/threonine-protein kinase At3g47570: MGPSSHLISAPPSSSFSMHTFILLCCFGFFFTSVLGKNNETDRLALLDFKAKISKDPLGVMSSWNDSIHFCQWKGVSCGRQHRRVTVLNLQSQKLVGSISPNVGNLSFLWKLNLENNSFYNEIPPEIGRLHRLEVLLLNNNTIGGTIPSNLSSCAKLRVFNAATNNLVGEIPTELGTLSKLRIFAIHKNVLTGIIPPSFGNLSSLEGFCAAYNNLGGSIPDSFGQLTKLKIFAVGSNRLSGTIPPLFFNISSITKIDVAVNQIQGHLPSDIGITLPNLETFTISNNQFIGSIPISISSASNLHILNLAENKLTGKVPSLEKLNRVRLFSIAENQLGNGGANDLSFLCSLSNATNLRDLEINTNNFGGELPKCIGNISTSLTFFYLNNNKISGNIPSVIGNLINLEDIEMWNNKFSGNIPSILGNLQKLQFLDLSQNNFIGNIPSSFGNLTNLLELYLGDNNLQGSIPSSLSQCQNLITFHLPHNNLSGIISSQVIGLSFSPNSLDLSGNRFTGVLPMEIGNLKNLEHLDTSENMLSGKIPERLACCVKLEFLAMRRNFFQGVVPSSWKSLRGLEHLDLSNNNFSGMIPKFLESFDFLKLLNLSYNHFEGEVPTNGVFKNASATSIKGNGKLCGGIPKFQLPNCNNKKSKKSKLNLMLKRIIFILFGLLGVTLVLSFLFLCSSRKKKRENTSSDSINLFLNVSYQSLLNATNRFSFDNLIGVGSFGSVYKGTLDQYRHAVAIKVLNLGRHGASQSFKVECEVLRNIRHRNLVQLLTACSSIDNQGHDFKALVYEFLGNGNLDEWLHPTPRTNDALEKPRKLSFLQRLNIAIDVASALEYLHYHCETPIVHCDLKPSNVLLDDEMVGHVSDFGLARFLHDIIQDSSTNQISSIGVRGTIGYTPPEYGMGNEVSIYGDVYSYGILLLEIFTGKRPTDNMFHDSLSLRGFVKETLPEQIIDIIDPAVLGERQKGERRINDTCNGNQNGSSKVHECLILILGMGVACSTEISRERMNISAVVVELLSIRQNFLRTRIHTTQTEYKQQVQKTDDFF, encoded by the exons ATGGGGCCTAGTTCACACCTGATTTCAgctccaccatcatcatctttttCCATGCACACGTTCATCCTTCTCTGCTGCTTTGGCTTTTTTTTCACCTCTGTGCTTGGTAAGAATAATGAGACAGACCGGTTGGCATTGCTCGACTTCAAGGCCAAGATTAGTAAAGATCCTCTGGGGGTCATGAGCTCTTGGAATGATAGCATCCACTTTTGCCAATGGAAAGGTGTTTCCTGTGGTCGTCAACATCGAAGGGTCACTGTGTTGAACCTGCAATCTCAAAAACTGGTAGGCTCTATATCCCCAAATGTTggaaatttaagttttttgtgGAAGCTAAACCTTGAAAACAATAGCTTTTATAATGAAATTCCTCCAGAAATTGGTCGTTTGCACAGACTAGAAGTCTTGCTATTGAACAATAACACAATAGGTGGAACAATTCCTAGCAATTTATCCAGTTGTGCCAAACTCAGAGTGTTTAATGCGGCTACTAATAATCTGGTTGGAGAAATCCCCACAGAGCTTGGCACCTTGTCAAAGCTCCGAATCTTTGCTATTCATAAAAATGTTTTGACGGGGATTATCCCACCTTCTTTTGGAAACCTATCATCTCTAGAAGGTTTTTGTGCAGCATATAATAACCTGGGTGGGAGTATCCCTGATTCTTTTGGCCAATTGACCAAACTTAAAATCTTTGCTGTGGGTTCAAATAGGTTGTCTGGTACAATTCCTCCCTTATTCTTCAATATCTCTTCAATAACAAAGATTGATGTAGCAGTTAACCAAATCCAAGGGCATCTTCCATCGGACATAGGTATCACTCTACCAAATTTAGAAACATTTACCATCAGTAACAACCAGTTTATTGGATCTATCCCTATTTCAATATCTAGTGCCTCGAATTTACATATACTAAATTTGGCCGAGAATAAACTAACTGGAAAAGTTCCTTCTTTAGAGAAGCTAAATAGAGTGAGGTTGTTTTCCATTGCCGAAAACCAGCTTGGAAATGGAGGAGCAAATGACTTGAGTTTTCTCTGTTCTTTGTCAAATGCTACCAACCTAAGAGATTTGGAGATAAATACCAACAACTTTGGGGGGGAGTTGCCTAAATGTATTGGCAACATCTCAACTAGTCTTACCTTTTTctatttgaataataataaaatatccgGAAATATTCCTAGTGTTATAGGGAATCTGATCAATCTGGAGGATATAGAAATGTGgaacaataaattttcaggTAACATCCCCTCTATACTTGGAAACCTTCAGAAATTACAATTTCTGGATTTATCTCAAAACAATTTCATTGGGAACATTCCATCCTCTTTTGGAAATTTAACAAATTTGTTGGAGTTGTATTTAGGAGACAATAATCTTCAGGGAAGCATCCCTTCAAGTCTAAGTCAATGCCAAAATTTGATAACTTTTCATCTTCCCCATAATAATCTTAGCGGTATCATATCCTCGCAAGTTATTGGTCTCTCATTTTCACCAAATAGCCTTGACTTGTCTGGCAACCGTTTCACTGGTGTCCTTCCCATGGAAAtaggaaatttgaaaaatttagaACATTTGGATACTTCTGAAAATATGTTGTCTGGTAAAATACCAGAACGTCTTGCATGTTGTGTAAAGCTAGAATTTCTAGCCATGAGAAGAAACTTTTTCCAAGGGGTTGTTCCTTCATCTTGGAAATCATTAAGAGgtcttgaacatttagacctttctaacaataatttttctggCATGATTCCGAAATTTTTGGAGAGTTTTGATTTCTTGAAATTATTGAATCTCTCGTACAACCATTTTGAGGGTGAGGTACCAACAAATGGAGTTTTCAAGAATGCAAGTGCAACTTCGATTAAGGGAAATGGTAAGCTTTGTGGGGGCATACCAAAGTTTCAACTTCCTAACTGCAACAATAAAAAATCCAAGAAGAGCAAGTTGAATCTTATGTTGAAGCGAATAATCTTTATACTCTTCGGGCTTCTTGGAGTAACTTTGGTTCTATCGTTTTTATTTCTATGttcttcaaggaaaaaaaagagagaaaatacctCAAGTgattcaataaatttatttttgaatgtatCTTACCAAAGTCTCCTGAATGCTACTAAtagattttcttttgataatctAATTGGTGTGGGTAGTTTTGGGTCAGTGTATAAAGGAACTCTTGATCAATATAGACATGCAGTTGCTATCAAGGTGTTGAACCTTGGGCGCCATGGAGCTTCCCAAAGTTTCAAAGTCGAGTGTGAGGTTCTAAGAAACATCAGACATCGAAATCTTGTACAGTTGCTCACAGCATGTTCAAGCATTGACAATCAAGGTCATGATTTTAAGGCTTTGGTATACGAGTTCTTGGGAAATGGCAACCTAGATGAGTGGTTACATCCAACTCCAAGAACAAATGATGCTCTTGAGAAACCAAGAAAGTTGAGTTTTCTTCAAAGATTGAATATCGCTATTGATGTTGCTAGTGCATTGGAATATCTTCATTATCATTGTGAAACACCAATTGTTCATTGTGACCTCAAGCCTAGCAATGTTCTTCTCGATGATGAAATGGTTGGACATGTAAGTGATTTCGGCTTGGCAAGATTCCTTCATGATATTATCCAAGATTCTTCTACTAATCAAATAAGCTCCATTGGGGTTAGAGGAACGATTGGTTATACTCCTCCAg AATATGGAATGGGAAATGAGGTATCAATATATGGTGACGTTTATAGTTACggtatattattattagagaTTTTCACTGGAAAAAGACCAACGGATAACATGTTCCACGATAGCTTAAGTCTTCGTGGCTTTGTCAAAGAAACTTTGCCGGAACAAATAATTGACATTATAGATCCTGCTGTTCTCGGGGAAAGACAAAAGGGAGAAAGAAGGATCAATGACACTTGTAATGGGAATCAAAATGGAAGTTCCAAAGTTCATGAATGCTTAATTTTGATACTTGGAATGGGAGTTGCTTGTTCCACTGAAATTTCAAGAGAAAGGATGAATATCAGTGCTGTTGTAGTTGAGTTGCTTTCAATTCGGCAAAACTTTCTTAGAACCCGTATACACACTACTCAGACAGAGTACAAGCaacag GTGCAAAAGACTGATGACTTCTTTTGA
- the LOC126722494 gene encoding uncharacterized protein LOC126722494, protein MSSCNGLLCCQSCIHPIDDIYRRAKNREAKELVIYICNPMTKEWIALKPEGCVFGDSIGLAFYPFGYSLNTRPIFKLVSIQQSKVDPHLYSFAVYSSQTGSWTTTKEVCHCRYQIYKNNKVFVGKRFNWLTQNHHILSFDVERELSKVIKLPGEASRSLTLGCSEGYLHYVCVHGEDFSVWMLKDYSSSEWVLKYQVTLVDICQESFTDLTHCNVKRRLLLAKGWNL, encoded by the coding sequence ATGTCTTCGTGTAATGGGCTTCTCTGTTGCCAGAGTTGCATCCATCCTATTGATGACATTTATAGAAgagcgaaaaatagggaggcaAAGGAACTGGTGATATACATTTGCAACCCAATGACTAAAGAATGGATTGCATTGAAGCCAGAAGGGTGTGTTTTTGGTGATAGCATTGGATTAGCTTTCTATCCATTTGGTTATTCATTAAACACTCGCCCTATTTTCAAGTTGGTAAGCATTCAACAATCAAAAGTGGATCCACATTTGTATTCATTTGCAGTGTACTCCTCACAGACAGGTAGTTGGACAACTACTAAAGAGGTTTGCCATTGCAGATATCAaatttacaaaaacaataaagttTTCGTTGGTAAGAGGTTCAATTGGCTAACTCAGAACCAccatattttgagttttgatgtcGAAAGAGAGCTTTCGAAGGTGATTAAGTTACCTGGCGAAGCTTCAAGGTCACTCACTCTTGGATGTTCAGAAGGATATCTCCattatgtgtgtgtgcatgGTGAAGATTTTAGTGTGTGGATGTTGAAAGATTATTCCTCATCTGAGTGGGTGCTCAAGTATCAGGTGACATTGGTTGATATATGTCAAGAAAGTTTTACAGATTTGACTCACTGTAATGTAAAAAGGCGCTTGCTTTTGGCTAAGGGGTGGAATTTGTGA